CTTCCAAATCGAAGGAATGGACATCAACCTTTCACTCGTCGGAAAAATGCCGGCAAAGTAAGCCGTTGTCCTCGGGGAGGAGCTTTTTCCTCCCCAAATAATTTCGATCTTCATGATCCCTTTTCCAAATCCGATGCGTTATTATTAGTGTAAGTAAACACTTCAAATTACAACAACTTAAATCAAAACCTATCACTACAAAACGGAGAAAAAAAATGGCACTCAATGCTTATCTGAAACTGAAAGGCCAAAAACAAGGCGAAATCAAAGGCAGTGTAACCCAAAAAGGCCGCGAAGGCAAAATCATGGTCATTGCTGTAAACCACGAGATTGTTAGCCCGCGTGATGCAGCCAGTGGCTTACCAACCGGTAAACGGCAACACAAACCCTTGGTCATCACCAAAGAGCTAGACAAGTCTTCACCGCTTCTTTATAATGTTCTCGTTAACAACGAAAACATCACCGAATTTGAACTCCAGTTCTGGACCCCACAAATTGGTGGCGCTGTTGGTGGTGGTGGAACCGAAAAACAACACTATACCGTTAAGCTGACCAACGCAAACATCGCTTCCATAAACTTTCGGATGCTGAACAACAAAAATCCGGAACTCATGCGCTACGCCGAGTACGAGGAAATTGCGTTCACCTACCAAAAAATTGAATGGACTTGGAATGATGGTGGTATCACTGCCGACGATGATTGGGAAAGCCCAGTTGTCTAAGCCTTTCCAAAGGTTCGATTGTACCGAAACTCCGTTGGGAAACCTTCGGGGTTTCGGCTTTTGAAGGAAGCCTCCGGTCTAACCCGCTTTCACCAAAACCGGAAGCGTTCTATTTCGCCATACAACCAGCCTTTTAGATGCAAGCAAGCCTTTTAGACGTCCTTTTGGGACACTTTGACGTACAAAATCCTGTTTCGGCAGTACCCGAACGCGATCATCGGATTTATAGCGTGATGGCGAATCTTCGTCGGTTGTTTAACACCAGACAAGGCGCGATAGAGCATTTGCCGGACTACGGCCTCCCAGACCTGCATACGCTGTACCGTGACATGCCTTGGGGGGCGGAGCAATTAAAAAAACTCTTGGAAGAAGTGGTACGGAAGTATGAACCAAGGCTTTCGCAGGTCAATATCAGTTACCAGCATACGGATGTAAACCAAATGCGGCTTATTTTTGTCCTACGGGCGAAATTAGACAAAAAGCAAATTGTTCGTTTCCAGACCACCATTACGGCCACCGAACTGATAGACGTATCGCCCTTGCGCCGCGAAGTTTAACCTAATGAAAAGACAACCCTTTGCCCAGCGGTTGTCAAACAATCATAAACGTGTCGAGAAAATACTACGAAGAGGAAATGCGGTATCTACATGAGGCTGGTAAGGCATTTGCCCAAGCCCATCCAGAAACCGCCCGTTTTCTGAACTTAGACAGCATCACAGACCGCGACCCCTACGTTGAGCGGCTTTTTGAAGGATTTGCCTTCCTTTCTGGTCGGATTCACGAGCGGTTGGACGATGATTTACCCGAATATACAGAAGGGTTGTTTAACCTTTTGTGGCCCCATTACCTCAGGCCCATTCCGGGTTTGGCCATCTTAGAAATGCAACCCAAAGTTGGGGTCATTCAGGAAACCACCTCTTATGTGGCAGGTACGGAAGTAATCTCAAAGCCAGTCGGTCCCGAAAATGTGGCTTGTCGGTTTACTACCACCAGCGATTTAGATGTACATCCGCTCTCCTTGAGCAAGGCCGAAATGACATGGGTTCCCGGAAGTTCGAGTCTCAATTTGCGTTTCGACCTTTTGAAAGGAGCTTCCTTTGAGAATCTTCGCTTTAAAAATGGAAAACTGCGGCTCTTTTTCTATGCTGACCCCGCTATCGCCTCCACACTCCATTTGTTTATGACCCGTCATGTCAGACGGATTAGTTTGGTGTGTGGGCCGGACGACAATCCTTTTACGGTGTCTCATGACCAATCTTGGGTGGAGCCTTGTGGTTTTAAGGAAGAAGATGGACTATTGCCCTATTCTCGGTTTTCCTTTAAAGGGTTTAGATTGCTCCAAGAATATTTTAGTTTTAGGCCCAAATTCTGGTTTGTGGACTTGTGCGGCTTCGAGCGTTTTACGCCGGAAGATTCTCCTTCCTCATTTACTGTTCGTGTGGACTTTGACCGCTCCTTCCCGGAAGACAGGAGATTTAAAACAGAGAACATCCGCTTGCATTGTTCCCCCATTATCAACCTATTTCAGAAGGATACAACGCCGATTCGTGTGGATCACCTTACGACAGAGTACCGGATCAATCCAGACACCAACGCGCCACGGAGCTATGAAATTTATGATACCACAGAGGTGGTTGGTATTGAGGAACGAACCAATCGCAGGCATTTTTACAAACCTTTCTACTCTTTTGAACGAGACGAAAAAGGCCGATTCTATACCACCAAAATCCGTCAAGCTCCCTCTGGGCAATACGATCTTTACCTCTCGATTTTGGGTTCTAATTTGGATCAGGACTTGGCAAACGAGACCTTGTCTATCACGTCTTTGGCCACAAACAGGAGCTTACCACGCGAACACCTTAAAGAAGGCGATATTTCCAAACCCCCGCCCGGATTTGCCGATGTGGTTCAGTTGCGTAACCTCACCCAGCCGACCTTAGACCGGCATCCGCCGCGAGACCAGAACTTTTTTTGGAAACTGATCTCACACCTTTCCATGAACCACATGTCCATCGCCAATCCTATTGCATTCCGGCTTTTACTCAGTTTATACGACTGGGAACGAAGTGAAGCCAACCGGAAACGGATTGAGGGCATCCGAAATATCCAGTGGCGACCCAAAGAACGGGTGTATCGTGGCGCCATCATTCGCGGATCCGAGGTCGTTCTTGAGGTACAAGATGGTGCTTTCGCAGATGAAGGCGATTTATGCTTGTTCGGATTGGTGCTAAGCCATTTCTTGGGGATGTACGCGACCATCAACTCCTTTGTTTATCTCACCTTAATGAGTATGCCCTCTGGCAAAACCTATGAATGGTCGCCACAAAAGGGCGTAAAACCTGTATTATAAAAACCACAAGACCAATGGCCGCAATCAAAAACAAACCAAGTCACCGCGTAATGGAACGCATGTTAGAAGAGCCGCACCAGTTCGACTTCTTCCAAGCGGTGATGCTCTTGGAGCGGCAATATGGCGATCTAAAGCGGACGGATGTTTATACGGACAACGAGGCGCATCCTGTCTTTATGCAACCCCACACTGGCTTGGTCTTCCCGCCTTCCGACATCAAGAACATTCAGTTGGTGAAGCACAATGCGCTGGAAAAACCCGTTGTCACCGTTACTTTTATGGGCTTATACGGTATTGCCTCCCCACTACCCGTCTATTTTTACGACGAGATTGCAACAGATCAGGCATATACCATTCCGCTCAAGTCCTTTTTGGATTTTTTCAACCATCGTCTTTATCAGCACTTTTATCGGGCGTGGAAAAAATACCAACCATCGCTTCAGGCACAAAACGAACATGTGGATCGTCATGCCGAGCGGTTTTATGCTTTGGCCGGAATTGGTCTTCCTGAAGAGCGCTCAGGGCAATTTTTCTCGCCCTTACGCTTGGCGGCATTTGCCGGAAGATTGTCCTCGCCGACACGAAATGCAGAAGGGTTACGCGCCATTTTGGAGGCTTTTTTTGACAATACCCAAGCACGGATTCAGGAAAATATCCCGCGTTGGGTTGAACTTCGCGACCGACCAATCATGAGCCGGAAATCTCGAAATGGCATGGTTTTGGGCAGCAACATCACTTTGGGGAAAAAACTCTTTGATATTTCTGGCAAGTTTAGAATCCATCTTCAAATACAATCTATGGAATTGTACTTGGGGCTTTTGCCCGGTGGCCAATACGAGGAGAAATTCCGCTATTTGGTGGGCTTATATGCCCCAGATGGGTTGAGTTACGATCTTCAATTGGAGATTCCGGCGAGCTTATTACCACGTCAGAAATTAGGCAAGGAAAAACCCATGCGTCTTGGGCTAACGGGTATGTTGGGACATGCCAAAGAAGCTTTGCATAAGCGGATTATCCAATATTTTTGAAATCCAGCCTTTGTTGACGGTACGGTATAAAACCCCGAAACCGCCTCAAAGTTTGCATAAAACCTGCGGCCAAAACATTGCCGCCAACACTAAAAAACGATTCTTTTCACCTGCGGTAACGCCACCGCATAATGCCCCTCAACCGTATGGTAACCAAAGACTTACGCAAACTCCTTTCTCGGCTGAATGCCTACAATACCCGCATGATGGAAGCCGCTGCCGGGTTTTGTATTACACGCGGCCACTATGAAGTCACCTTAGAGCATGTATTGCTCAAAATGATGGAAGATGGTACGGGCGACATCACCAAAATTATGGATCACTACGGAGCAACCAAGAACAACCTGTGGGTGGTCTTGCAGCATCGTCTTGAACGGTTCAAAACCGGAAATACCGGCAGACCCTCCTTTTCACCCGTTTTGCTCCAACTGATCGAATCGGCGTGGATTGTCGCTTCCGTCCATCATGGGGCCAACGAAGTGCGCTCTGGACACCTGATAGAAGCCCTACTCACCTCCGATGCTTTGCGGTTAGAGGGCTTTGTGGAGGCACTCTCTATGGTCTCCACCGATGACCTCCGACAAAAATTTAGGGAGGTGGTTGGTGGTTCTGTGGAAGACACAATGGTCAGTAAATCTGCTGGAAGTCTGCCACATAACGTGACCGATGGCGAACAACCAAGCGGCGAAACAGCCTTAGACCTCTATACCACCGATGTGACCGGAAAAGCCCGTGAGGGTAAAATTGATCCTATTTTTGGACGCGATGCGGAGATCCGCCAAGCGATTGACGTCCTGAGCCGCCGTCGAAAAAACAATCCAATCCTTATCGGAGAGGCCGGAGTCGGAAAAACGGCGATTGTAGAGGGCTTGGCCCTGCGGTTGGTGCAAGGTGACGTGCCGGATTCCCTCAAAGAATGTGAAATTCGCGGATTAGACCTTGCGCTTTTACAAGCCGGTGCGGGCGTTAAAGGGGAGTTCGAGAACCGCCTGAAGAACGTCATTGAAGAGTTACGCGCGGCACCCAAACCCATTATCCTGTTTATTGACGAAGCCCACACCTTGATCGGAGCTGGCGGCGCACAAGGTACGGGCGATGCAGCAAACTTGTTAAAACCAGCTCTTGCACGTGGCGAACTCCGGACAATTGCAGCTACAACTTTCTCGGAATACAAGCAATACATCGAAAAAGATCCCGCCCTTGAACGCCGTTTTCAACCGATTAAGGTAGAAGAACCAGATATCGAAAAAGCCTCGATGATGCTACGCGGTATCAAAGGGATTTATGAGAAGTTCCACAAACTCCATATCTCCACCGAAGCCACCCAAGCCGCTGCGGCACTTTCATCGCGATACATCGCCGGACGCCAACTGCCAGACAAAGCGGTGGATTTATTGGACACAGCATCCGCACGGGTAAAGATGGGACAAACCGCCAAACCCGGCCAATTAGATGATATTGAGCGAACAATCGCCAACCTCGAAGTAGAAATTGAGGCCAACAAGCGCGACATTGCTACAGGTCTATCGGACGATTTGGAGAAATTGAACAGCCTTATGGGCGAGCTTGCCGACGCAAAAACACAGAAAGACGCTTTTGAACGTCGGTGGAAACAAGAATTGGACATCGTTTTGAAAATTCGGGACATACGGGAAAAGATTTCCAACCAAGACGGCGATCTGATGGCCCTGCGTACCGAGATGTCTGACCTGCAAACACAGCTCAAAGGCATACAGGGCGAAGACCCCTTGGTTCATGCGGAGGTTAATCCAGCGGTGATTGCGCAGGTGATTGCAGACTGGACAGGCATTCCGGTTGGAAGCATGATGAAAGATGAGGCGAAGACCTTATTGGAAATGGACAATCGCTTAAAAGCCCATATCAAAGGACAGGACGAAGCCATCGAAGACGTATCGGATGTGATCCGAACGGCAAAAGCTGGCATGAAAAACCCAGATGCACCCATTGCCGTTTTCCTTTTCGTCGGGCCAAGTGGGACTGGAAAAACCGAAACGGCACGCATGGTGGCAGAGGAAATGTTTGGCGGCGAGAAATTCCTCACCACCATCAACATGAGCGAGTACCAAGAGTCGCACACGGTTTCCCAACTTAAAGGCGCACCTCCAGGATATGTGGGTTATGGGGAAGGCGGTATCCTCACAGAAGCCGTTCGTCAGCGCCCCTACTCGGTGGTTTTGCTGGATGAATGTGAAAAAGCCCATAAAGACGTGATGAACCTTTTTTATCAGGTTTTTGACAAAGGCTTTATGCGGGATGGCGAAGGCCGTGAAATTGACTTCCGCAATACCGTGATTATGCTCACCTCCAATTTGGGAACAGAAACCCTAACGACGATGGGCTTAGAAGACCCACGCCCTGCGCCCGACGCCATGCGCGATGCCATCCACCGAGACTTGGTCTCGCACTTCCAACCGGCATTACTTGCACGGATGAAGGTTATTCCCTATTACCCACTCAACAAAGAAGCGGTTAGGGCCATTACAAAACTCAAACTCAACCGCATCGGCAAGCGCTTATCGGCATCTCACCAAATGCAGTTTGCCTATTCTGATGAGGTGGTGGAACGCATTGTGGAACGGTGTACACAAGTGGATAGCGGCGCTCGGAACATTGATTTTATCATTGACCGGACGGTCTTGCCAGAGGCGTCCCGTGCGCTATTACTACGAATGGTAGATGAAAACATCCCTTCGGCCTTGTCGCTCGGCATAGATGTAGATGGCAATTTCACCTACACCTTCACATAAACCAAAACATTCATTTTTTGAGGTTCCGAACGCTCCCATGCACAAAAGAGTTCGGAACCTTTTTTTAATTCAAATCCCTAACCCCATTCGTTTGATAACAAAAAATTTGCACTCGAAATTTACAAAGCTAATAGCCATAAAAATCGAGACCTTCATTTTACCTCAACGTTCACAACAAAGGATGTTTTGATCTGGCGTTTCAACCTTCCTGTCTCCCCGAATCCGATGCGACTGAGTTCTTCGGGGCTTACTTCAAAAAAAGTCAATCCCTCAGAACACGGCCTATAAAACGTTTGAGGAGCTTGCGGAACGACGCATTAGAGCTTGATCCAATTGGTAACAAGCCAAACCTTATAAAATCAGCTTTTCGGAAGAATACGGTAGATGTCCCTACAGACTAAGGACTGACTCAATACTACAGTTTAATTTAGCACTAAACCCGCCTTTTTACCAGACTGTTGTTGCTTGTTCTTTTATTTGTTTTCTATATTCCTTAGCTCATTTATTGCGTCTTCTTTTAGAAAACTCATTGGTTCTGTTTGAACGCTATTCCAAATACTAATTGATGAAGTAAAATCCAGTCTTGCTTTTTCATAATTTTTGAGCATTGAATACACTTTACCCCTCTCAAAATAATGGTAAGCACCTCCTTTCTTTTCAATTAACAAAGTATAAATTCCTATTGCATCATTATAACGTTTTTCTTTAATAGCCAGTGAAGCTCTTTCTTCTTCCTTTTCAATATTTATATTATTAGCATTTGTATTTATTGGGTTAGCGGTGTTAGTTGGAATATAAACATTGTTTTCCCATTTTCCTTCAATTATTTTTCCATCAATTTTATACGTATATTTACCGTATCCTGTTCTATTACCATTTACCCAATCCCCGGTATAAACATCTCCGCTTGCCCATTGATAAGTCCCTTTTCCGTGCCGTACATTATTTAATAGTTCACCAGTATATGTGCCATTATCATAAATATATTTACAAGTTCCTTTCCCGATTTGTTGACCATTTTGAAACCCTCCTGAATAAAAACCGCCATCCTTCCACTTATAAGTTCCTTGTCCTGTTCGTTGACCGAAAACCCAATCACCTTCATAAGTTTCTCCATTTGCCCATTTGTGTAATCCTATTCCGTGGTATTCATTATCTACAAAATCGCCTTTATAGTATTGATTATAGCTCGTGGTGGCTTCTCCTTTACCGTTTGCTTTTCCATTTTTAATTTCTCCAGTGTAGTAAAGCGTTTCTCCTTTATAGCTTGGGCGTTCAAAGGTAAGCGAATTTGAATTTTGTGGATCTGAATTTAATGCCATAAGAATCTTTATAGACTCTAACTCTTGCTTGGCTACTGAAACAAAGTTCAAATCTGGGTATTGTTGAATATAATTCTCTAAATCATTTTTAGCTTTTTCATATTCGCCAAGTTCTGAATAAGCCCATCCCCTATTAAAAATAGCATTCCCAACTAAAGGATCATTGTAAAATTGCAATGCTTTTTGGTAATGTTTTTTTGCCTCAATATTATCATTTTCATTTTGCGAATAAAGATTAGCTTGGTCACAAAGCCAGTTGGCATAAGCATTTTTGGCATCCTTATATAGCTGTGTAGCTGTGTAGTTATTTGATTTAATAATGACAAAATCGGGATTCTCTTTATATATTTTAGTAGCATATTCAACAGATTTTTCCCAATTTTTTTCTATTGCATAGGTCTCGGCTAAATAATTATAAGTAAGATAAATATTTGTATTTGATTTTGATGAAATTTGGGAATTAGAATTAAGATATATATTAAAATATTCAATAGCTTTCTTCCCATCTACTGACATTTCTGGAACACCTAAAATATTTGTCAAAGATTGATCTTTTTTAGTTTTAATTTTATTAAGAAAGCAAATCCCAATTTCAATGTTATAAGCCAAATCTGGGTTAGAAGCTCCTTGTAAGTATAGGGAATAAGCTTCTATTGCACCGTCCCATTCTCCTGCTTTATATCGCTCTTCTGCTGTTTTTAACAACTGCTGGTAAATAGGCTGCGCAAATAGTTGACTAAATGAAAGATTCAATACGATTATTAAAATTATGTTTTTCATTTTAAAGCTCATTTTTGTTCTTAGTGTTCTTCAAAATATGAAGTAAAGGACTTACAAACTGGGAAAATAGCCCGCTCGGTGATATGGGTATTGAACTCGGTGGTCTTCGTGCTTTCATGACCCAAAAGGGCTTGTATTTACCATATTTTATACCTTGCGCTAACAAATGTGTTGCAAATGAGTGTCTTAACGTATGTACAGTAGTTTAAGGATTTACGCCAGATTTGTCAACGGCTTTTCTCAAAATCATTTGTACACTTCTTGCGCTTATGAACTGTATTCTTGCCCTCTAAACCCTCAGTCTAAATATCTATTCCATTGGCCCTAGCACTTATCTTGATGCACTTTTTTGGGTATCAATCTATTACTCAAATCAGACTCATTTTTTGATCTTCTTTTTTGGTTTTCTAAAACGCTTGTAACCCACACTCTTAATTAAGCACTTCATGAATGATTATTCAAGACATTTGTTCGCAGACGAGAAACAAAAGGAATTACACCCATCCCTAAATATCCGAACTGTGCTTCTCAACCATGAGCACGTCCAAAGTCATTGAAGAAGCCCTTAAAAATCCACTCGAAGCGAGCCAGCAGGCATAAAAGGGGTTAGAGTGCGTTCTTGGTGCTGGTATTCATATCCAGAGATGCCAATGCTTGGCCGTTCGAACCACCATTCGGCCACATTTTTCCGGTTCAACACGTTTAGACACTCCACCCGAATCTGGATTTTTGCTTTCCCCATAGCCTGCGAAAAAGCAAATCCGGTATCCCATTGCATAAACATGGGTAAAACATGTTTTTCTGGTTCATGCAGGTTAAAGTCCCCAAAAACCGCCTCTAAATTCGCATTTACAAGGTAATCGTAATACGCTTTTCGGAATGCCCACGTCCGCCCAGTGCTTACCCGTCCATTGAGGGTCCACTTTATGTTTTGGGAAAATTGTATTTTAAGGGAAGCCAAAAAGCGGTTTGGCTCCGACCAAGCAGCGGGTTTTGCAATTTGTAGCGCCAAGTTTTCAGAATTTTTTTCTGGTTGAGTGGTACGCATGGCGAGGGAATAATCATAGCGAACGACGGCTTCTAAAGCGGTATTTTTCCATTTCGCCTCCAGCCCAAGTCCGGCAGCTTTTCCTTTGGCAAATCCAGTAATTTCATCAACTTGGGTGGCCTTATTTTTGTTTGTAAACCACTCCCAAAGTTGTTCATAATCTATAATGCGTAGGTGACGAAGTGCTTTCTGATAGACCTCTCCGCCAAGCTCAAAACCAAAATTCGTTTTCCAGTCTAATCTTGCGGCAACATGCCTCCCAAGTGGTGGTTCTTGATCAGAGATAGGAATCCAAAACCGCATAGAAGGCAATAAGGCACTTGGGCTAAAGCTACTGAACTCAAATTGTTGGACAAATTGCCGATACAACCCTGCGGCCACAAAACCAGCGAGACGTCCGCCGCCAAAAGGACGATCCAACAGCCGAAGAACCGCTCTCGGCTCGGCATAAAATCCTTGATGCACCAACCATGTGCTGCGAATGCCCAATTCCACCCGACCATAAGGCCGGAGCGGCTGTAAAAAAGAAGCATATCCCGAAAAACGCGGTTGAGTGATTGAAATATCCACAATTTGATGGGTTAATTGCTTAAAAGCCACCCGATTCCCCGCCCAAACCGCATCTAAACCCCATGCCCAGCGAAGGGCAGACCATTTTGCTTGCAACCAAATTTCTTGGTACCGATTCCCATCGTCCGCCGGAATAGGATCATCCCGCAATTCAAGCACTGAACCGTCTGGCAATAAAATTGGCGTAAACCTTAAATTGGCCAAATAATTGTATTGGTGATTAAGCCGATAGGAAGCGCCGATAGCCGTCAGACTCCGCAAAACACCTTTGCCCGAAACTCGATTCCAGTTCAGTCGAACTGCACCGTTTCCCCATCGGTAGGTGTCTCGGTTCATTGTTTGTTGCGTGGTATCTGTGGTCAGATTGTTCCCACTCAAGGTATTCCACCCCAGATACAGTGAGGTTTGCAGTGTATTACCACGCCCAAAATCCCACCTTATGGCTCCATGCAGATCGTTAAAATCGGTGGTGGTTTTCTTAAAGGCGGTCAGATCTGGCTTCTTGACACTTCGGGCGGTTTCAAAGAATAGCGGGTTCCGTTGTACAATAGCTGCAAATGGGAGAAACTCATCCGGCTGGCTCCAATTTTGGAGGAGACCCCTCAACGAAGCAGGTTGATATATCTTCCCCAAACCCAACCGTGCCGTAGCCATCGCCTTGATCTGACCACGTTGGTTTTCATTGCGAAAGACCCAGCGTGCATTTAGGCTTAGTTGGTCTATTTGGCTTTCGATGTATTGTTTTTGGTTTTCTGGCATTCTCAAATTGTGTTCAAAGGCCATAACGCCAGCAAGCGCACTGCCCTCCTCCACCCCAAAGCCGGCTTTGTGTAACGTCATTTGTCCCACCGCAAACGGCGAAAAGGCACTCGTAATGCCACGAAGTTGGAGCGGCTCATAAATTGGCATCCCGTCTAACCGAATCAAATGTTCGCCCGCCTCACCGCCTTGGATGTGAACTTCTCCCCGTGCATCATTCAGGTAAACCCCATTTAACGTGGAGGTACTGCTCAAAACATCTGGCGTACCCAAACCGCGCATGGCCAACCTTGCTTCTTCCGACACTTCGTTTTGGCTCATCAACAATTGCCCCTGTTTTCCTTCGATAATTACGGGCAAAACCTCCATGTTTATCGCTCTGAGCCATATATGAACCGAGTCTATTGGCGACAATGGACGTTGTACCTGTACAACAGTGGGTTCAAATCCCAATAAGCGAACATGGAGCGAATATTGTTTTCCACTCAAGCCCTCCATCCGAAAAGTTGCTTGTTCGTTTAATTTAAGAAGTTGTTGGTTTTCTGCAAGCCAAACCGTTGCTTGCGGAAGTGGTCTTCCAGAGCCAGATTCGCGGATCCGGCCAACAATGGAGAACAGGGGTAAATCATAGTTTTTAGATATTTTAGGGTCAAGTCTGCGATCAATCAAAAAGGTACGATTGCCAATATTTCGGAAGTGCAAACCGGTTCCCTTTAACAAACATGTTAAAACCACATCTGCTTTCCCTTTCCTCGCACCGCACGATGTTATTAGACCCATCGGAATTTCTGCTCGGAACACCACATTAAATCCCAAGTCTTTCGAGGTTTCTAATAGCGCCGTTTGCAGGTTTGCCGATTGACCTAAAAGGGGTTGCACGACAAAAAAAAGGCAACAAAAAAAGCGAAATACTTGGGTTGCTGCCTTCCAAAGAAGTCTATTATATGGTTTAGTACGGCAAGTTTCCTTCATGAAGCATAGCCCTTTGGTGTCCTCCAAGCACAATCACCGGAGGATATAGCCTTTACGATTCGATTCAATGCTGCAATTTATTGAAACGCAAAGGTTTTTTAAAATCGTCTCTAAAGCTGGTTTTTTGGCATAATGAAGTGTGATTTGGATGTTTTTAATGCGTTGGTTATTGACCTTAATCTCCTGCCCATACAAGCGAGCCAGATGTGCCACGATGTCCTGCACAGTAGTATGGGTCATGGTCAAGCCACCCTCTTTCCATCCCAAAACGGTCGCAAGATCCGTTTCTTGTGGGTCTTGTACCTTGCCTGAAACCACTTCCGCGCGTTGTCCGGGGAGCATCAACATCGCCAAGGAGTCCTGTTTACCTGAAAGTGCCACTTTCCCCGATACCAAGACCACCTCAGTTTGATTGTTTAGGGTACGGACGCTAAAGCGGGTTCCCAGAACGCGAATGTTGGCATTAAAGGTTTCGACCGCAAACGGTTCTCCGTTTTTCACAATGTCAAAAAAAGCTTCGCCCTTTAAAAAAGCGTGCCGTCCTTGTTTGGATTGCACAAATTGAACTTCTGAGCCGCTGTTGAGTTGCAGCACCGAACCATCTGGAAGTTTTTCTTGGCGGAGATCACCAATGCCGGCTGTATAATACTGTTTATCTGATGTTTGATCCTGATTATAAATATAAAACAAGACCGACGTAGCGAAAAGCACCACCGAGGCTGCAACAGCCCATGCCCATCGTCTATTTTTCGATGGTAAAATCGAGGTTGAGGAAAGTGAAGGGACTAAAGCCGGACGTTGAAGATGAGTCGTTTGCTTTTCGATATTTGCCCACATGTTCTTGACCACATCAGGGCGATCAAATACGGGCGAAACATCCGCCTTTTCCGAGATTTTCCACACCAATTCCAATTCTGCGCGGACGTCTTTTGTTAACTCTGGCGTGTCTTTTAAAGCAGTGACCAGCCAATCTGGAGTTTTTGGGGTGTGCTGAGGCATGTTTTTCTTGGTTATAGGTGGTTTTTCCACTCAGGATAATGTTGAATCACCAATTCTCGCAACGTTTGTAAGGCCAATACAATATGACGGTTGACCGTAGCGGGTGAGAGGGACATTGAGGTTGCAATTTCTTCATGACTCAACCCTGCGTACCGACTTAGGCGAAAGGCTTCTCGCCGTCTTTCCGGCAATGCCTCTATCCACGCCTCCATTTGCTGCTCCAACAAGTCAGACTGTAAA
The window above is part of the Rhodothermia bacterium genome. Proteins encoded here:
- the tssH gene encoding type VI secretion system ATPase TssH → MVTKDLRKLLSRLNAYNTRMMEAAAGFCITRGHYEVTLEHVLLKMMEDGTGDITKIMDHYGATKNNLWVVLQHRLERFKTGNTGRPSFSPVLLQLIESAWIVASVHHGANEVRSGHLIEALLTSDALRLEGFVEALSMVSTDDLRQKFREVVGGSVEDTMVSKSAGSLPHNVTDGEQPSGETALDLYTTDVTGKAREGKIDPIFGRDAEIRQAIDVLSRRRKNNPILIGEAGVGKTAIVEGLALRLVQGDVPDSLKECEIRGLDLALLQAGAGVKGEFENRLKNVIEELRAAPKPIILFIDEAHTLIGAGGAQGTGDAANLLKPALARGELRTIAATTFSEYKQYIEKDPALERRFQPIKVEEPDIEKASMMLRGIKGIYEKFHKLHISTEATQAAAALSSRYIAGRQLPDKAVDLLDTASARVKMGQTAKPGQLDDIERTIANLEVEIEANKRDIATGLSDDLEKLNSLMGELADAKTQKDAFERRWKQELDIVLKIRDIREKISNQDGDLMALRTEMSDLQTQLKGIQGEDPLVHAEVNPAVIAQVIADWTGIPVGSMMKDEAKTLLEMDNRLKAHIKGQDEAIEDVSDVIRTAKAGMKNPDAPIAVFLFVGPSGTGKTETARMVAEEMFGGEKFLTTINMSEYQESHTVSQLKGAPPGYVGYGEGGILTEAVRQRPYSVVLLDECEKAHKDVMNLFYQVFDKGFMRDGEGREIDFRNTVIMLTSNLGTETLTTMGLEDPRPAPDAMRDAIHRDLVSHFQPALLARMKVIPYYPLNKEAVRAITKLKLNRIGKRLSASHQMQFAYSDEVVERIVERCTQVDSGARNIDFIIDRTVLPEASRALLLRMVDENIPSALSLGIDVDGNFTYTFT
- the tssF gene encoding type VI secretion system baseplate subunit TssF encodes the protein MSRKYYEEEMRYLHEAGKAFAQAHPETARFLNLDSITDRDPYVERLFEGFAFLSGRIHERLDDDLPEYTEGLFNLLWPHYLRPIPGLAILEMQPKVGVIQETTSYVAGTEVISKPVGPENVACRFTTTSDLDVHPLSLSKAEMTWVPGSSSLNLRFDLLKGASFENLRFKNGKLRLFFYADPAIASTLHLFMTRHVRRISLVCGPDDNPFTVSHDQSWVEPCGFKEEDGLLPYSRFSFKGFRLLQEYFSFRPKFWFVDLCGFERFTPEDSPSSFTVRVDFDRSFPEDRRFKTENIRLHCSPIINLFQKDTTPIRVDHLTTEYRINPDTNAPRSYEIYDTTEVVGIEERTNRRHFYKPFYSFERDEKGRFYTTKIRQAPSGQYDLYLSILGSNLDQDLANETLSITSLATNRSLPREHLKEGDISKPPPGFADVVQLRNLTQPTLDRHPPRDQNFFWKLISHLSMNHMSIANPIAFRLLLSLYDWERSEANRKRIEGIRNIQWRPKERVYRGAIIRGSEVVLEVQDGAFADEGDLCLFGLVLSHFLGMYATINSFVYLTLMSMPSGKTYEWSPQKGVKPVL
- the tssG gene encoding type VI secretion system baseplate subunit TssG is translated as MAAIKNKPSHRVMERMLEEPHQFDFFQAVMLLERQYGDLKRTDVYTDNEAHPVFMQPHTGLVFPPSDIKNIQLVKHNALEKPVVTVTFMGLYGIASPLPVYFYDEIATDQAYTIPLKSFLDFFNHRLYQHFYRAWKKYQPSLQAQNEHVDRHAERFYALAGIGLPEERSGQFFSPLRLAAFAGRLSSPTRNAEGLRAILEAFFDNTQARIQENIPRWVELRDRPIMSRKSRNGMVLGSNITLGKKLFDISGKFRIHLQIQSMELYLGLLPGGQYEEKFRYLVGLYAPDGLSYDLQLEIPASLLPRQKLGKEKPMRLGLTGMLGHAKEALHKRIIQYF
- the tssE gene encoding type VI secretion system baseplate subunit TssE, producing MQASLLDVLLGHFDVQNPVSAVPERDHRIYSVMANLRRLFNTRQGAIEHLPDYGLPDLHTLYRDMPWGAEQLKKLLEEVVRKYEPRLSQVNISYQHTDVNQMRLIFVLRAKLDKKQIVRFQTTITATELIDVSPLRREV
- a CDS encoding Hcp family type VI secretion system effector; the protein is MALNAYLKLKGQKQGEIKGSVTQKGREGKIMVIAVNHEIVSPRDAASGLPTGKRQHKPLVITKELDKSSPLLYNVLVNNENITEFELQFWTPQIGGAVGGGGTEKQHYTVKLTNANIASINFRMLNNKNPELMRYAEYEEIAFTYQKIEWTWNDGGITADDDWESPVV